In Halobacteriovorax marinus SJ, the following proteins share a genomic window:
- a CDS encoding RsmD family RNA methyltransferase → MKSKNILNYSQPDFYKFSRDSIELAQIAAELESENKELNVLEVFSGCGVVSLEFLSRHNSISNLCFIEEQKDFSSHFLSNISDLKIPYEIHWGNFKEVEMTKKFDVILLNPPYFDPASSRLGENEKRNHCRFALNFTLLELLNFLEQRLLENGRAYICHSDDLCKLDKRIERIGSFQEVGLFRFQLNVD, encoded by the coding sequence ATGAAGTCAAAGAACATTTTGAATTACTCTCAACCTGATTTTTATAAATTCTCTAGAGATAGCATTGAACTTGCTCAGATTGCAGCAGAGCTAGAGTCAGAGAATAAAGAATTAAATGTACTCGAAGTCTTCTCAGGCTGTGGTGTTGTAAGTTTAGAGTTTCTCTCTCGACATAACTCTATTTCTAATCTGTGCTTTATAGAAGAGCAGAAGGATTTCTCGTCTCATTTCTTAAGTAATATCTCTGATCTCAAAATTCCTTATGAGATTCATTGGGGAAATTTCAAAGAAGTAGAGATGACAAAGAAGTTTGATGTCATTTTACTTAACCCTCCTTACTTTGATCCCGCTAGCTCAAGATTGGGGGAGAACGAAAAGAGAAATCACTGCCGTTTTGCTTTGAATTTTACACTGCTGGAGTTGTTAAATTTTTTGGAGCAAAGACTTTTAGAGAATGGTCGCGCCTATATATGCCACAGTGACGACTTATGTAAATTGGATAAGAGGATAGAGAGAATAGGATCATTTCAAGAAGTGGGTCTATTCCGATTTCAATTGAATGTAGATTGA
- a CDS encoding L-threonylcarbamoyladenylate synthase: MTSKLFVYPTDTVWGIGGNIFSNECYEKISKIKGHALKKPLSIVFKNYEMIEDLIDLPKNITKQWLEKYFTLESTIGLPKVWAKRDLPKWICQESEYISIRCMDTPELAAIFEKVKGPVTSTSLNLTGEEPITEQEMAKEFFRKNLPGEEFVERISTNCSGRSSTIVLFDGKNCQFVREGKFINEVKEHFELLST, encoded by the coding sequence ATGACATCTAAATTATTTGTTTATCCTACAGATACTGTATGGGGAATTGGTGGGAATATTTTTTCAAATGAGTGCTACGAGAAAATATCTAAAATAAAGGGCCATGCTCTTAAAAAGCCTCTAAGTATTGTTTTTAAAAATTATGAAATGATTGAAGATCTTATCGATCTTCCCAAGAATATTACCAAACAGTGGCTTGAGAAGTACTTTACATTAGAGTCGACAATAGGTCTGCCTAAGGTTTGGGCAAAGAGAGATTTACCTAAATGGATATGCCAGGAGAGTGAGTATATCTCAATTCGATGTATGGACACACCAGAGCTGGCAGCAATTTTTGAAAAGGTAAAAGGACCTGTAACCTCAACTAGTCTCAACCTAACTGGTGAAGAGCCCATTACTGAGCAAGAGATGGCGAAAGAATTCTTCAGAAAGAATCTTCCGGGTGAAGAGTTTGTAGAAAGAATAAGCACTAATTGTTCTGGACGCTCATCTACAATTGTTCTCTTTGATGGGAAGAATTGCCAATTTGTTCGTGAAGGTAAATTTATCAATGAAGTCAAAGAACATTTTGAATTACTCTCAACCTGA
- a CDS encoding DUF721 domain-containing protein has protein sequence MVKKGQFNSLKSLLEKNSSGSVRASKAKYFGQDTFDFFSLIEIWPKIVGEKLGKFTIPLKNHNGNLTVLTNHSAFSQQLGFLEEDIKKKIFSQFPSLKGKINRIYFNYNTEHFNTQVTLSEKMISKKTNANQEKEKIIFHKYSPTYKKLKSQADLLLQDIEDEEIRESLSSIYIQLKSE, from the coding sequence ATGGTAAAAAAAGGTCAATTTAATAGCTTAAAGAGCTTACTTGAAAAGAATTCGTCGGGCAGCGTTAGAGCTTCCAAGGCCAAGTATTTTGGGCAGGATACCTTTGACTTCTTTTCGCTCATTGAAATATGGCCAAAAATCGTGGGTGAAAAACTTGGGAAGTTTACCATTCCCCTAAAGAATCACAACGGCAACTTAACAGTTCTAACGAATCACTCCGCGTTCTCTCAACAACTTGGCTTTCTAGAAGAAGATATTAAAAAGAAAATCTTTAGCCAATTTCCTTCACTAAAAGGAAAGATTAATAGGATTTACTTTAATTATAATACTGAGCATTTTAATACACAGGTGACACTATCTGAGAAAATGATTTCTAAGAAAACAAATGCGAACCAAGAAAAAGAGAAAATTATATTTCATAAATATTCTCCAACATATAAGAAGTTAAAATCTCAAGCAGACCTTCTTCTTCAAGACATTGAAGACGAAGAGATAAGGGAGAGCTTAAGCTCAATCTACATTCAATTGAAATCGGAATAG
- a CDS encoding LPS assembly lipoprotein LptE, with protein MKIFTLLALFLLSSCAGYQFRYQNNPFAAYGINSIAIPNFLNKSLVPNASTPFTESISSVLSQNTTLKIHSGNSTRADATLIGIISSLDRKSSFNQTTGRTLIEDRGGRRDFYAPNQTSYKMTLNIILIKKPTQLDLQLINKDFLPYLDKHPKVVFSKVINLSTSYTRFLSLSSGPNGAGVTNATQNREIFNKSVESLASSAGSTFRETVLNAF; from the coding sequence ATGAAAATCTTTACACTCCTAGCGCTATTTTTACTTTCCTCTTGTGCGGGGTATCAGTTTCGTTACCAAAATAATCCATTTGCTGCGTATGGAATAAATTCTATTGCGATTCCTAACTTCTTAAATAAGTCATTAGTTCCTAATGCGAGTACTCCTTTTACAGAGAGTATCAGCTCTGTTCTTTCCCAAAATACTACGCTTAAAATTCATAGCGGTAACTCTACTAGGGCGGATGCAACACTCATTGGAATAATCTCTTCTCTAGATAGAAAAAGTAGTTTCAACCAAACTACGGGGAGAACATTAATTGAAGATAGGGGAGGGAGAAGGGATTTCTATGCCCCGAACCAGACGAGTTATAAGATGACTTTAAATATTATTCTAATTAAAAAGCCCACACAACTTGATCTACAGCTTATAAATAAAGACTTTCTTCCTTATTTAGATAAGCACCCTAAGGTTGTATTTTCAAAAGTGATTAATCTCTCTACATCTTATACAAGGTTTCTAAGTCTCTCTAGTGGACCGAATGGTGCGGGAGTGACGAATGCAACTCAAAATAGAGAAATATTTAATAAAAGTGTGGAGTCTCTGGCTTCTTCAGCTGGATCAACATTTAGGGAGACAGTGTTAAATGCCTTCTAG